From a region of the Canis lupus dingo isolate Sandy chromosome 5, ASM325472v2, whole genome shotgun sequence genome:
- the NADK gene encoding NAD kinase isoform X1: MSCLLPTCVSSLWTQGRETPPEKTDHSRHQCFSDRSPHLPTMEMEQEKVNMSKALSADSGSYRCSACHGDEDWGSKHPIRGRAKSRSLSASPALASAKEFRRTRSLHGPCPVTTFGPKACVLQNPQTIMHIQDPASQRLTWNKSPKSVLVIKKMRDASLLQPFKELCTYLMEENNMIVYVEKKVLEDPAMVSDDNFGAVKKKFCTFREDYDDISNQIDFIICLGGDGTLLYASSLFQGSVPPVMAFHLGSLGFLTPFNFENFQSQVTQVIQGNAAVVLRSRLKVRVVKELRGKKMTMPNGISENGVLAADLDTEVGKQVMQYQVLNEVVIDRGPSSYLSNVDVYLDGHLITTVQGDGVIVSTPTGSTAYAAAAGASMIHPNVPAIMITPICPHSLSFRPIVVPAGVELKIMLSPEARNTAWVSFDGRKRQEIRHGDSISITTSCYPLPSICVRDPVSDWFESLAQCLHWNVRKKQAHFTEEEEEEEEGEEGEGEG, translated from the exons GCATCAGTGTTTTTCTGATCGAAGTCCTCATTTACCGACTATGGAAATGGAACAAGAGAAAGTCAACATGAGTAAGGCACTGAGCGCAGACTCGGGCTCGTACCGCTGCTCCGCATGCCATGGGGACGAGGACTGGGGGTCCAAGCATCCCATTCGGGGGCGGGCCAAGTCCCGCAGCCTGTCTGCCTCGCCTGCCCTGGCCAGCGCCAAAGAGTTCAG GAGGACTCGCTCTTTGCATGGGCCATGCCCGGTGACCACGTTTGGACCAAAGGCCTGCGTTCTGCAGAACCCTCAGACCATCAT GCATATCCAGGACCCTGCCAGCCAGCGGTTGACGTGGAACAAGTCCCCAAAGAGTGTTCTCGTCATCAAGAAGATGCGGGATGCTAGCCTGCTGCAGCCCTTCAAGGAGCTCTGCACGTACCTGATGGAG GAGAACAACATGATTGTTTATGTGGAGAAGAAGGTTCTAGAAGACCCTGCCATGGTGAGCGATGACAACTTTGGAGCAGTGAAGAAAAAGTTCTGCACCTTCAGAGAAG ATTATGATGACATTTCCAATCAGATCGATTTCATCATATGCCTGGGAGGGGATGGGACCCTGCTTTATGCCTCATCACTGTTCCAG GGCAGCGTACCTCCGGTCATGGCATTCCACCTGGGTTCCCTGGGCTTCCTAACCCCCTTCAACTTCGAGAATTTTCAGTCCCAAGTTACTCAGGTGATACAAG GGAATGCAGCTGTTGTTCTTCGGAGCCGGCTGAAGGTCCGGGTCGTGAAGGAACTCAGAGGGAAGAAGATGACGATGCCCAACGGGATCAGCGAGAATGGAGTACTGGCTGCAGACCTGGACACGGAGGTTGGGAAGCAGGTCATGCAGTATCAG GTCCTGAACGAGGTTGTCATCGATAGAGGTCCCTCCTCGTACCTGTCCAACGTAGATGTCTACCTAGACGGGCACCTCATCACCACAGTGCAGGGTGACG GCGTGATCGTCTCCACCCCAACGGGCAGCACAGCGTATGCGGCCGCCGCCGGGGCCTCCATGATCCACCCCAACGTGCCAGCCATCATGATCACGCCCATCTGCCCCCACTCGCTGTCATTCCGACCTATTGTGGTCCCTGCAGGGGTCGAGCTGAAG ATCATGCTTTCACCGGAAGCAAGGAACACCGCATGGGTGTCCTTCGATGGACGGAAAAGACAGGAAATCCGCCATGGAGACAG catcagcatcactacCTCTTGCTACCCGCTTCCTTCCATCTGCGTCCGAGACCCTGTGAGCGACTGGTTTGAGAGCCTTGCACAGTGTCTGCACTGGAACGTGCGGAAGAAACAGGCGCATTtcacggaggaggaggaggaggaggaggaaggggaggagggggagggggagggctag
- the NADK gene encoding NAD kinase isoform X3 — protein MEMEQEKVNMSKALSADSGSYRCSACHGDEDWGSKHPIRGRAKSRSLSASPALASAKEFRRTRSLHGPCPVTTFGPKACVLQNPQTIMHIQDPASQRLTWNKSPKSVLVIKKMRDASLLQPFKELCTYLMEENNMIVYVEKKVLEDPAMVSDDNFGAVKKKFCTFREDYDDISNQIDFIICLGGDGTLLYASSLFQGSVPPVMAFHLGSLGFLTPFNFENFQSQVTQVIQGNAAVVLRSRLKVRVVKELRGKKMTMPNGISENGVLAADLDTEVGKQVMQYQVLNEVVIDRGPSSYLSNVDVYLDGHLITTVQGDDHAFTGSKEHRMGVLRWTEKTGNPPWRQHQHHYLLLPASFHLRPRPCERLV, from the exons ATGGAAATGGAACAAGAGAAAGTCAACATGAGTAAGGCACTGAGCGCAGACTCGGGCTCGTACCGCTGCTCCGCATGCCATGGGGACGAGGACTGGGGGTCCAAGCATCCCATTCGGGGGCGGGCCAAGTCCCGCAGCCTGTCTGCCTCGCCTGCCCTGGCCAGCGCCAAAGAGTTCAG GAGGACTCGCTCTTTGCATGGGCCATGCCCGGTGACCACGTTTGGACCAAAGGCCTGCGTTCTGCAGAACCCTCAGACCATCAT GCATATCCAGGACCCTGCCAGCCAGCGGTTGACGTGGAACAAGTCCCCAAAGAGTGTTCTCGTCATCAAGAAGATGCGGGATGCTAGCCTGCTGCAGCCCTTCAAGGAGCTCTGCACGTACCTGATGGAG GAGAACAACATGATTGTTTATGTGGAGAAGAAGGTTCTAGAAGACCCTGCCATGGTGAGCGATGACAACTTTGGAGCAGTGAAGAAAAAGTTCTGCACCTTCAGAGAAG ATTATGATGACATTTCCAATCAGATCGATTTCATCATATGCCTGGGAGGGGATGGGACCCTGCTTTATGCCTCATCACTGTTCCAG GGCAGCGTACCTCCGGTCATGGCATTCCACCTGGGTTCCCTGGGCTTCCTAACCCCCTTCAACTTCGAGAATTTTCAGTCCCAAGTTACTCAGGTGATACAAG GGAATGCAGCTGTTGTTCTTCGGAGCCGGCTGAAGGTCCGGGTCGTGAAGGAACTCAGAGGGAAGAAGATGACGATGCCCAACGGGATCAGCGAGAATGGAGTACTGGCTGCAGACCTGGACACGGAGGTTGGGAAGCAGGTCATGCAGTATCAG GTCCTGAACGAGGTTGTCATCGATAGAGGTCCCTCCTCGTACCTGTCCAACGTAGATGTCTACCTAGACGGGCACCTCATCACCACAGTGCAGGGTGACG ATCATGCTTTCACCGGAAGCAAGGAACACCGCATGGGTGTCCTTCGATGGACGGAAAAGACAGGAAATCCGCCATGGAGACAG catcagcatcactacCTCTTGCTACCCGCTTCCTTCCATCTGCGTCCGAGACCCTGTGAGCGACTGGTTTGA
- the NADK gene encoding NAD kinase isoform X2, with the protein MEMEQEKVNMSKALSADSGSYRCSACHGDEDWGSKHPIRGRAKSRSLSASPALASAKEFRRTRSLHGPCPVTTFGPKACVLQNPQTIMHIQDPASQRLTWNKSPKSVLVIKKMRDASLLQPFKELCTYLMEENNMIVYVEKKVLEDPAMVSDDNFGAVKKKFCTFREDYDDISNQIDFIICLGGDGTLLYASSLFQGSVPPVMAFHLGSLGFLTPFNFENFQSQVTQVIQGNAAVVLRSRLKVRVVKELRGKKMTMPNGISENGVLAADLDTEVGKQVMQYQVLNEVVIDRGPSSYLSNVDVYLDGHLITTVQGDGVIVSTPTGSTAYAAAAGASMIHPNVPAIMITPICPHSLSFRPIVVPAGVELKIMLSPEARNTAWVSFDGRKRQEIRHGDSISITTSCYPLPSICVRDPVSDWFESLAQCLHWNVRKKQAHFTEEEEEEEEGEEGEGEG; encoded by the exons ATGGAAATGGAACAAGAGAAAGTCAACATGAGTAAGGCACTGAGCGCAGACTCGGGCTCGTACCGCTGCTCCGCATGCCATGGGGACGAGGACTGGGGGTCCAAGCATCCCATTCGGGGGCGGGCCAAGTCCCGCAGCCTGTCTGCCTCGCCTGCCCTGGCCAGCGCCAAAGAGTTCAG GAGGACTCGCTCTTTGCATGGGCCATGCCCGGTGACCACGTTTGGACCAAAGGCCTGCGTTCTGCAGAACCCTCAGACCATCAT GCATATCCAGGACCCTGCCAGCCAGCGGTTGACGTGGAACAAGTCCCCAAAGAGTGTTCTCGTCATCAAGAAGATGCGGGATGCTAGCCTGCTGCAGCCCTTCAAGGAGCTCTGCACGTACCTGATGGAG GAGAACAACATGATTGTTTATGTGGAGAAGAAGGTTCTAGAAGACCCTGCCATGGTGAGCGATGACAACTTTGGAGCAGTGAAGAAAAAGTTCTGCACCTTCAGAGAAG ATTATGATGACATTTCCAATCAGATCGATTTCATCATATGCCTGGGAGGGGATGGGACCCTGCTTTATGCCTCATCACTGTTCCAG GGCAGCGTACCTCCGGTCATGGCATTCCACCTGGGTTCCCTGGGCTTCCTAACCCCCTTCAACTTCGAGAATTTTCAGTCCCAAGTTACTCAGGTGATACAAG GGAATGCAGCTGTTGTTCTTCGGAGCCGGCTGAAGGTCCGGGTCGTGAAGGAACTCAGAGGGAAGAAGATGACGATGCCCAACGGGATCAGCGAGAATGGAGTACTGGCTGCAGACCTGGACACGGAGGTTGGGAAGCAGGTCATGCAGTATCAG GTCCTGAACGAGGTTGTCATCGATAGAGGTCCCTCCTCGTACCTGTCCAACGTAGATGTCTACCTAGACGGGCACCTCATCACCACAGTGCAGGGTGACG GCGTGATCGTCTCCACCCCAACGGGCAGCACAGCGTATGCGGCCGCCGCCGGGGCCTCCATGATCCACCCCAACGTGCCAGCCATCATGATCACGCCCATCTGCCCCCACTCGCTGTCATTCCGACCTATTGTGGTCCCTGCAGGGGTCGAGCTGAAG ATCATGCTTTCACCGGAAGCAAGGAACACCGCATGGGTGTCCTTCGATGGACGGAAAAGACAGGAAATCCGCCATGGAGACAG catcagcatcactacCTCTTGCTACCCGCTTCCTTCCATCTGCGTCCGAGACCCTGTGAGCGACTGGTTTGAGAGCCTTGCACAGTGTCTGCACTGGAACGTGCGGAAGAAACAGGCGCATTtcacggaggaggaggaggaggaggaggaaggggaggagggggagggggagggctag